In a single window of the Bos taurus isolate L1 Dominette 01449 registration number 42190680 breed Hereford chromosome 23, ARS-UCD2.0, whole genome shotgun sequence genome:
- the BOLA-DQA5 gene encoding major histocompatibility complex, class II, DQ alpha 5 isoform X1, with protein MVLNRALILGTLALTTMMSPSGGEDIVADHVGIYGVNIYQSYGPSGQFTHEFDGDEQFYVDLEKKETVWKLPLFSRMLSFDPQFALRNIAIMKLHVDFLTKFSNSTAATNKVPEVTVFSKSPVMLGQPNTLICHVDNIFPPVINITWLRNGHSVTEGVSETSFLIKSDYSFLKIKYLTFLPSDDDIYDCKVEHWGLDEPLLKHWEPEIPAPMSELTETVVCTLGLTVGLVGIMVGTIFIIQGLRSGDPSRHQGPL; from the exons ATGGTCCTGAACAGAGCTCTGATTCTGGGAACCCTCGCCCTGACCACCATGATGAGCCCCAGTGGAGGTGAAGACATCGTGG CTGACCATGTTGGCATCTATGGCGTAAACATATATCAGTCTTATGGTCCCTCTGGCCAGTTCACCCATGAATTTGATGGAGATGAGCAGTTCTATGTGGACCTGGAGAAGAAGGAGACTGTCTGGAAGCTGCCCCTATTTAGCAGAATGTTAAGTTTTGACCCACAGTTTGCGCTGAGaaacatagctatcatgaaactTCACGTGGACTTCCTGACTAAATTCTCCAACTCTACTGCTGCTACCAATA AGGTTCCTGAGGTGACTGTGTTTTCCAAGTCTCCCGTGATGCTGGGTCAGCCCAACACCCTCATCTGTCATGTGGACAACATCTTTCCCCCTGTGATCAACATCACATGGTTGAGGAACGGGCACTCGGTCACAGAGGGAGTTTCTGAGACCAGTTTTCTCATCAAGAGTGATTATTCTTTCCTCAAGATCAAATATCTCACCTTCCTCCCTTCTGATGATGACATTTATGACTGTAAAGTGGAGCACTGGGGCCTGGATGAGCCACTTCTGAAACACTGGG AGCCTGAGATTCCAGCCCCTATGTCAGAGCTGACAGAGACTGTGGTCTGTACCCTGGGGTTGACCGTGGGCCTCGTGGGCATTATGGTGGGCACCATCTTCATCATCCAAGGCCTACGTTCAGGTGACCCTTCCAGACACCAGGGGCCCTTGTGA